In Macaca nemestrina isolate mMacNem1 chromosome 9, mMacNem.hap1, whole genome shotgun sequence, a single genomic region encodes these proteins:
- the LOC105471164 gene encoding zinc finger protein 511 isoform X1, translating to MQLPPALCARLAAGPGVAEPLPVERDPAAGAAPFRFVARPVRFPREHEFFEDGDVQRHLYLQDVLMQVADAPEKPRVPAFACQVAGCCQVFDALDDYEHHYHTLHGNVCSFCKRAFRSGHLLDAHILEWHDSLFQILSERQDMYQCLVEGCTEKFKTSRDRKDHLVRIHLYPVDFRFDKPKKNRSPASAEVPGDSGERSEGEAMEICSEPVAASPAPAGERRTYSHRIPSTICFGQGAARGFKSNKKKTKQC from the exons ATGCAGCTGCCCCCCGCGCTGTGCGCCCGCCTTGCCGCGGGGCCCGGGGTGGCGGAGCCACTGCCTGTAGAGCGGGACCCCGCTGCTGGGGCCGCGCCCTTTCGCTTCGTTGCGCGCCCGGTGCGCTTCCCGCGAGAGCACGAGTTCTTCGAG GATGGGGACGTGCAGCGCCACCTCTACCTCCAGGACGTGCTCATGCAGGTGGCCGACGCGCCTGAGAAGCCCAG GGTGCCCGCGTTTGCCTGCCAGGTGGCCGGCTGCTGCCAGGTGTTCGATGCCCTGGACGACTACGAGCACCACTACCACACGCTGCATGGAAATGTTTGCTCCTTTTGCAAGCGGGCCTTCCGTTCCGGACATCTGCTGGACGCCCACATTCTGGAGTGGCACGATTCGCTCTTCCAGATCCTGTCTGAGAGGCAGGACATG TATCAGTGCTTGGTAGAAGGCTGCAcagagaagttcaagaccagcagagACCGGAAGGACCACTTGGTGAGGATACACCTGTACCCCGTGGACTTCCGGTTTGATAagccaaagaaaaacagaag CCCAGCCTCAGCGGAAGTCCCAGGCGACAGTGGAGAGCGGTCAGAAGGGGAGGCCATGGAAATCTGCTCCGAGCCTGTGGCGGCCTCCCCTGCACCGGCCGGTGAGAGGCGGACCTACAGTCATAG AATACCCTCTACCATCTGCTTTGGTCAGGGTGCTGCTCGAGGATTTAAAAGCAAcaagaagaaaaccaaacagtGCTGA